A portion of the Streptomyces sp. NBC_01335 genome contains these proteins:
- a CDS encoding ParB/RepB/Spo0J family partition protein has protein sequence MSDRRRGLGRGLAALIPAAPTEKQVAPQGPGQVLAAERGVPAAKLSALANGPLVPEPKSPEPPVEQSEPGPVGAYFAELLPELIRPNPQQPREVFDEEALSELVTSIKEVGLLQPVVVRQVGADQYELIMGERRLRASREAGLERIPAIVRETDDDKLLLDALLENLHRAQLNPLEEAAAYSQLLKEFNCTQEQLADRIGRSRPQVSNTLRLLRLPLSVRSRVAAGVLSAGHARALLSLEDPQEQEDLSRRIVREGLSVRSTEEIVKVMESSSTRSTKPKGPRAGSLVSPALSDLASRLSDRFETRVKVDLGQKKGKIVVEFASMEDLNRILGSLAPGEGRVLESGTTAKPAEDEAAD, from the coding sequence GTGAGTGACCGTCGTCGAGGGCTGGGACGTGGCCTCGCTGCGCTGATCCCGGCAGCTCCCACGGAGAAGCAGGTGGCACCCCAGGGTCCCGGCCAGGTGCTGGCCGCCGAGCGGGGAGTGCCGGCTGCGAAGCTGTCCGCTCTTGCGAACGGGCCTCTGGTGCCCGAGCCGAAGTCGCCCGAACCGCCGGTGGAGCAGTCGGAGCCTGGCCCGGTCGGCGCGTACTTCGCCGAACTGCTGCCGGAGTTGATCCGCCCCAACCCTCAGCAGCCGCGCGAGGTGTTCGACGAGGAGGCGCTCAGCGAGCTGGTCACCTCGATCAAGGAGGTGGGTCTCCTCCAGCCCGTCGTGGTGCGCCAGGTGGGGGCAGACCAGTACGAGCTCATCATGGGTGAGCGGCGCCTGCGGGCCAGCCGGGAGGCGGGCCTGGAGCGGATTCCCGCGATCGTCCGGGAGACCGATGACGACAAGCTTCTGCTGGACGCGCTCCTGGAGAACCTGCACCGGGCTCAGCTCAACCCGCTGGAGGAGGCTGCCGCCTATTCCCAGCTGCTGAAGGAGTTCAACTGCACCCAGGAGCAGCTGGCCGACCGGATCGGGCGCTCGCGACCCCAGGTCTCGAACACGCTGCGTCTGCTGCGTCTGCCGCTCTCCGTGCGGAGCAGGGTGGCTGCCGGAGTTCTCTCGGCAGGCCATGCGCGCGCGCTGCTCTCGCTGGAAGACCCCCAGGAGCAGGAGGATCTCTCCCGTCGCATCGTGCGTGAAGGGCTCTCGGTGCGTTCGACCGAGGAGATCGTCAAGGTCATGGAGTCGAGCAGCACCCGCTCCACCAAGCCCAAGGGGCCGAGGGCGGGAAGTCTGGTCTCACCCGCGCTGAGTGACCTGGCGTCACGGCTCTCGGACCGGTTCGAGACCCGGGTGAAGGTGGACCTCGGTCAGAAGAAGGGGAAGATCGTCGTCGAGTTCGCCTCGATGGAGGATCTCAACCGCATTCTCGGCAGCCTCGCGCCGGGTGAGGGACGGGTGCTGGAGAGCGGCACCACCGCGAAGCCGGCCGAGGACGAAGCGGCGGACTGA